The following proteins are encoded in a genomic region of Actinomycetota bacterium:
- the nusB gene encoding transcription antitermination factor NusB yields MGEEGATAEPGGRPRNPLHPRHAGRRRALDVLYQADVTDSSPSQVLREWADYGEDVPPFARELVEGVEENLAELDRLIAEHSEGWTVARMAVVDRTILRLACYELLHRPDVPVSAAISEAVEAATELSTADSGRFVNGILGKIARERAETETPSS; encoded by the coding sequence GTGGGGGAGGAGGGCGCCACCGCCGAGCCGGGCGGGCGTCCGCGCAACCCGCTCCATCCCCGTCACGCGGGCAGGCGGCGGGCCCTGGACGTGCTGTACCAGGCCGACGTGACCGATTCCTCGCCCTCGCAGGTCCTTCGGGAATGGGCGGACTACGGGGAAGACGTACCTCCGTTCGCCCGCGAGCTGGTGGAGGGCGTCGAGGAGAACCTGGCGGAGCTCGACCGGCTCATCGCCGAGCACTCCGAGGGCTGGACGGTGGCCAGGATGGCCGTGGTGGACCGGACCATCCTGCGACTGGCCTGCTACGAGCTGCTGCACCGTCCCGACGTTCCGGTCTCGGCGGCCATCTCCGAGGCCGTGGAGGCGGCCACGGAGCTGTCCACGGCGGATTCCGGCAGGTTCGTGAACGGGATCCTCGGGAAGATCGCGAGGGAACGGGCAGAGACGGAGACGCCCTCGTCCTGA
- the tatA gene encoding twin-arginine translocase TatA/TatE family subunit — translation MLGLFETLGLGEILIILAAVLLLFGAKRLPEIARSLGRSSNEFKKGLKEGGDQKDEDTENEKRPSATTSE, via the coding sequence ATGCTCGGATTGTTCGAAACGCTCGGCCTGGGCGAGATCCTCATCATCCTCGCCGCGGTCCTGCTCCTGTTCGGGGCGAAGCGCCTGCCCGAGATCGCCCGGTCCCTGGGGCGCTCCTCCAACGAGTTCAAGAAGGGGCTCAAGGAGGGGGGCGACCAGAAGGACGAGGACACCGAGAACGAGAAGCGCCCCTCCGCGACCACCTCCGAGTAG
- a CDS encoding ornithine cyclodeaminase family protein, which produces MLILSRSEVEDLLDLDLLVEALAGAMREVSAGNVSMPPRVAALVQERDGLLGVMPVYLPSAGMLETKLVSLFPRNAGTGVPTHQAVIVAFDPETGTPVALMDATSITEIRTAAGSALATRLLAREDASVLAIVGTGVQARSHARAVTRVRQFEEIRVAGRDRERAAAFAERVAEELDLAVQPAGSYAEALDGADVVCATTHALEPVVRREWLASGVHVNSVGLNPKGREVDAETVRDALVVIEAKASTLAPTPAGANDLTWAVRDGVVDQSHVQTEIGEVLAGSKPGRTSPDQITLYKSVGIAAQDAVAAALVLSAAAARGAGLEVEL; this is translated from the coding sequence GTGCTCATCCTGTCACGCTCCGAGGTGGAAGACCTCCTCGACCTCGACCTGCTGGTGGAGGCGCTGGCCGGGGCCATGCGGGAGGTCTCGGCCGGCAATGTGTCCATGCCGCCCCGCGTGGCGGCGCTGGTCCAGGAACGGGACGGCCTGCTGGGCGTGATGCCGGTGTACCTGCCCTCGGCCGGCATGCTGGAGACCAAGCTGGTGTCGCTGTTCCCTCGCAACGCCGGGACGGGCGTGCCCACCCACCAGGCCGTCATCGTTGCGTTCGACCCGGAGACGGGGACCCCGGTGGCCCTCATGGACGCCACGTCGATCACCGAGATCCGGACGGCGGCGGGTTCCGCCCTGGCCACCCGACTGCTGGCCCGGGAGGATGCGTCGGTGCTGGCCATCGTGGGCACCGGCGTACAGGCCCGGTCGCACGCCCGCGCGGTGACCCGGGTCCGGCAGTTCGAGGAGATCCGGGTGGCCGGACGGGACCGCGAGAGAGCGGCTGCGTTCGCTGAGCGAGTGGCGGAAGAACTGGACCTCGCGGTCCAGCCGGCCGGTTCCTACGCCGAGGCGCTGGACGGGGCCGACGTGGTGTGCGCCACCACCCACGCCCTGGAGCCCGTGGTGCGCAGGGAATGGCTGGCGTCCGGTGTGCACGTGAACTCCGTCGGGCTGAACCCGAAGGGGCGGGAGGTCGATGCGGAGACCGTGCGGGACGCCCTGGTGGTGATCGAGGCGAAGGCGTCGACCCTGGCCCCCACCCCGGCCGGGGCGAACGACCTGACCTGGGCCGTGCGCGACGGCGTGGTCGACCAGTCCCACGTGCAGACCGAGATCGGCGAGGTCCTGGCCGGCAGCAAGCCCGGACGGACCTCCCCCGACCAGATCACCCTGTACAAGTCCGTGGGCATCGCCGCCCAGGACGCCGTCGCGGCCGCGCTGGTGCTGTCGGCAGCCGCCGCCCGCGGAGCCGGCCTGGAGGTCGAACTCTAG